A genomic region of Brevibacillus sp. JNUCC-41 contains the following coding sequences:
- a CDS encoding thiamine pyrophosphate-dependent enzyme: MGKSMNGARAIVECLKLEGVEHVFCVPGESYLPLMDSIYETESIQLISTRHEGGAAFMAEAYGKATRKPGVAMATRAVGGANLAIGIHTAYQDSTPMVVFLGQVHSKFRGREGFQEVDLDRFFGHIAKWTVEIKDVERMPELVQRAFRIAKSGRPGPVVIALPEDVLVAEAEMSFGPVTPVPAPRPGTQEIVSVQRLLEQSERPVILAGGGVIAANGEQALRKLAEKFEIPVMSSFRRHDVFPNDHALYVGHSGLGTFAPILGTLRQADLVLAIGTRLSEVTTQDYSILNQEQKLVHIDIEEETLGKVYSPHVGIVADAREALEELLEMNVDKSWSKWAKERNEIYKHAGDGVDSEKEHSVDNKEIIRILQETLPEDAIITNDAGNFASWLHNFYSFNRSKTYIGPTSGAMGYGLPAALGTKLANPDKTVVSLSGDGGFMMTTQELETAVRYNIPVIALVFNNSMYGTIRMHQEIHYPERVIGTELSDVNFSSLGAALGAQAFRVTKDEEFKDTLERALKSKGVTLIEIMTNPERISVQATINSIREKSTQKA, from the coding sequence ATGGGAAAATCGATGAACGGAGCACGTGCTATTGTAGAATGTTTGAAATTAGAAGGTGTTGAGCATGTTTTCTGCGTTCCCGGAGAAAGTTATTTACCTTTAATGGATAGCATCTATGAAACAGAAAGCATTCAATTGATTTCTACACGTCATGAAGGCGGTGCCGCTTTTATGGCTGAGGCATACGGGAAAGCGACGCGTAAACCGGGTGTGGCCATGGCGACGCGGGCGGTAGGTGGTGCCAATTTAGCTATTGGTATTCATACTGCTTACCAGGATTCCACGCCTATGGTTGTTTTCTTAGGCCAGGTCCATAGTAAATTCCGGGGCAGAGAAGGGTTTCAAGAGGTAGACTTGGATCGTTTTTTCGGTCATATTGCCAAATGGACCGTGGAAATTAAAGATGTAGAACGTATGCCAGAACTTGTTCAGCGGGCGTTCCGCATCGCAAAGAGCGGGCGACCGGGACCTGTTGTCATTGCTCTTCCGGAAGACGTTCTCGTAGCAGAAGCGGAAATGAGCTTCGGACCTGTTACTCCAGTTCCGGCACCACGTCCAGGTACGCAAGAGATCGTATCCGTTCAACGACTACTGGAACAATCAGAGCGTCCAGTTATTCTTGCTGGAGGAGGCGTAATTGCAGCAAATGGAGAACAGGCGTTGCGTAAACTGGCAGAAAAATTTGAGATTCCAGTAATGTCGTCATTCCGTCGTCATGATGTGTTTCCTAATGATCATGCGTTGTATGTCGGTCACTCTGGACTTGGCACATTTGCGCCTATACTCGGTACGCTTCGTCAGGCTGACCTAGTGCTGGCAATTGGCACACGTTTATCGGAGGTTACAACACAGGATTATAGCATTCTAAACCAGGAACAGAAATTGGTTCATATCGATATTGAAGAGGAGACACTCGGTAAGGTGTATAGTCCACATGTTGGTATTGTTGCTGATGCGAGAGAAGCACTAGAAGAATTACTTGAGATGAATGTGGACAAAAGCTGGTCTAAATGGGCAAAAGAGAGGAATGAAATATATAAGCATGCTGGAGACGGAGTGGACTCGGAGAAGGAGCATAGTGTAGATAATAAGGAAATTATTCGAATTCTTCAGGAAACACTTCCAGAGGATGCAATTATTACGAATGATGCCGGTAATTTTGCAAGTTGGTTACACAATTTTTATTCCTTTAACCGTTCTAAAACATATATTGGCCCAACATCTGGTGCGATGGGATATGGTTTACCAGCGGCTTTAGGTACCAAACTGGCAAATCCAGATAAAACGGTCGTTTCATTATCAGGTGACGGTGGTTTTATGATGACGACACAAGAGTTAGAAACGGCAGTCCGTTACAATATTCCAGTGATCGCACTTGTATTTAACAATAGTATGTATGGAACGATTCGCATGCATCAAGAAATACATTATCCGGAGCGAGTGATCGGCACTGAGTTAAGTGATGTGAATTTTTCTTCTTTAGGGGCTGCCCTAGGAGCCCAAGCTTTTAGGGTAACAAAGGATGAAGAATTTAAAGATACGCTTGAGCGTGCACTTAAATCTAAAGGAGTAACACTCATTGAAATCATGACAAATCCTGAGCGTATTTCTGTACAAGCAACCATTAACTCTATACGTGAAAAGTCGACGCAAAAAGCCTAA
- a CDS encoding LL-diaminopimelate aminotransferase, with protein sequence MFIKPKRVKNVPPYLFNEINKKKQNLIEQGVDIIDLGIGCPDLPTPQHIVDRLIEEMKDPDNFKYPGYSGCLEFRKAVAQFYKDRFNVDLDPETEILALIGSKEGISHFITASIDPGDVVLLPDPGYPTYRTATYLANGIPYSMALLKENGFLPDFSSIPVQEVEKAKLMFLNYPGNPTAATADLAFFQGAVDFARRNQMVVAHDAAYQMVTFNGYTAPSILQVEGAKEIAVEFGSLSKTYSMTGWRIGYAVGNKEALQSLSVVKSNMDTSQFLPIQKAAATALVSEQYYVEDYNQIYRERMEGMLAALREIGIESDTPKGSFFIWASVPEGYTSSEFATKLLEEAGVIVTPGAAFGEYGEGYFRISLSVPTERLYEAIHRIKTKVTITV encoded by the coding sequence ATGTTTATAAAACCGAAGCGTGTTAAGAATGTCCCCCCTTATTTGTTTAATGAGATTAATAAAAAGAAACAAAATTTAATTGAGCAAGGAGTAGATATAATTGATTTAGGCATTGGATGTCCAGATCTGCCTACTCCACAGCACATTGTAGATCGATTAATTGAGGAAATGAAAGACCCGGATAATTTTAAATATCCTGGTTACAGTGGTTGTCTAGAATTCAGAAAAGCGGTGGCCCAATTTTATAAAGACCGTTTTAATGTTGACTTGGACCCAGAGACGGAAATTCTTGCGCTAATCGGTTCAAAAGAGGGAATCTCTCATTTTATTACTGCATCGATTGATCCAGGGGATGTTGTATTGCTTCCAGACCCGGGATATCCCACATATCGAACGGCTACTTATCTGGCCAATGGCATTCCTTATAGTATGGCGCTATTAAAAGAAAATGGATTTCTACCGGATTTTTCATCAATTCCCGTGCAAGAAGTCGAAAAAGCGAAGCTAATGTTTTTGAATTATCCGGGAAATCCAACGGCCGCTACAGCGGATTTAGCTTTTTTCCAGGGAGCCGTGGATTTTGCTCGACGTAATCAAATGGTCGTTGCACATGATGCTGCATATCAAATGGTTACATTTAACGGATATACAGCTCCAAGCATTCTGCAGGTAGAAGGCGCAAAGGAGATTGCCGTTGAGTTTGGTTCTCTTTCAAAGACATATAGCATGACAGGGTGGAGAATTGGGTACGCAGTAGGAAACAAAGAAGCTCTTCAATCGCTATCCGTTGTGAAGAGTAATATGGATACAAGCCAGTTCCTTCCCATTCAAAAAGCTGCTGCCACTGCACTTGTGTCTGAACAATATTACGTAGAAGATTACAATCAGATATATAGAGAGCGGATGGAAGGAATGCTTGCGGCGCTTCGGGAAATAGGAATTGAATCCGATACACCGAAAGGAAGTTTTTTTATCTGGGCATCTGTACCAGAAGGATACACTTCTAGCGAATTTGCAACCAAGTTGCTTGAAGAAGCCGGTGTAATTGTAACGCCGGGCGCAGCATTTGGAGAATACGGAGAGGGATATTTCAGAATTTCTTTATCCGTACCAACCGAAAGACTGTATGAAGCAATACATCGAATTAAAACAAAAGTAACGATTACTGTTTAG
- a CDS encoding IclR family transcriptional regulator, translated as MNQSVIKALKLLDFFLEEKKELTLSEIATKSDMPKPSAYRFLTSLEVCGFLVKTKNTEQDVRYRLGLKLLELGNIVSEQLDLRTIALPWMRELCADINEAVHLVILDGDEAVYIEKVESSQAVRLHTRVGKRSELYIGSGPKLLLAYLPETDRETLLEKMTFTKFTPYTIKNKEILYKEIEQIRCNGYSISKGEQDEETIGISYPVLDYTDKVVAALTVSGPNTRMQEKVEETIRKKTKETASQISHELGYIETDVL; from the coding sequence ATGAACCAAAGTGTAATTAAAGCACTCAAGTTGCTGGATTTTTTTTTAGAAGAAAAAAAAGAGTTAACACTTAGTGAAATAGCAACAAAATCTGATATGCCAAAGCCATCAGCCTATCGATTCCTTACCTCTCTGGAGGTATGTGGTTTTTTGGTAAAGACAAAGAATACCGAACAAGATGTTCGCTACCGTTTGGGTCTAAAACTGCTTGAATTAGGAAACATAGTCTCAGAACAATTAGATTTACGTACCATTGCTTTACCCTGGATGAGAGAACTTTGTGCTGACATTAATGAAGCTGTACATCTGGTTATACTCGATGGAGATGAAGCTGTATACATCGAAAAAGTAGAAAGCAGCCAAGCGGTACGGCTGCATACAAGGGTTGGGAAACGTTCTGAGTTATATATCGGTTCCGGTCCAAAATTGTTGCTTGCTTATTTGCCCGAGACAGATCGGGAAACTCTTCTGGAAAAAATGACTTTTACTAAATTCACGCCGTATACAATTAAAAATAAAGAAATTCTGTATAAGGAAATTGAACAAATACGGTGTAATGGATATTCCATTAGTAAGGGTGAGCAGGATGAAGAAACAATAGGTATTTCCTATCCTGTACTTGACTATACGGATAAGGTTGTCGCTGCGCTTACTGTAAGTGGTCCGAATACGAGAATGCAGGAGAAAGTTGAAGAAACTATTCGTAAGAAAACAAAAGAAACTGCCAGTCAAATTTCTCATGAACTAGGATATATAGAAACGGACGTTCTATAG
- a CDS encoding (Fe-S)-binding protein produces MSMISELQRKLNYDETFNCVQCGYCLPACPTYETMKNESNSPRGRINLVKMFAEDRITIDDLREPIEKCLGCRACVTACPTNVQYGKILEGAKEVLDSSEEKTKKQRITEKIIFEQVFPSKKWMDFIGNATWLYQISGLQKITQKTGITKMAPLHLGTFEAVLPDISSPLTRKKMSKHYYVKGLKKITVGFITGCVMNAIFQNINNETIHLLTLAGAEVIIPETQTCCGALHAHAGKMDSAKKLAKINIEVFENENVDYIVNNAGGCGATLIEYDHLFHNEEDWKKRAKSFVNKVRDISEILCELDGLSFTKEMNSIVTYQTSCHMTHVQKVTEEPLLLLNQVPGIRYQEMKDYNRCCGSAGIYNLVNYEESMEILDLKMGKAKDTKASIIVTTNPGCLLQMKLGIKREGLEGSIRALHLVELLVEAGAVTK; encoded by the coding sequence ATGAGTATGATTTCTGAACTCCAAAGAAAGTTAAACTATGATGAAACCTTCAATTGTGTCCAGTGTGGATATTGTTTACCAGCTTGTCCGACATACGAAACTATGAAAAATGAGTCCAATTCTCCAAGGGGACGTATTAATCTCGTAAAGATGTTTGCAGAAGATAGAATCACAATAGATGACCTAAGAGAGCCAATAGAAAAATGTCTTGGATGCCGCGCATGTGTAACAGCTTGTCCGACGAATGTCCAATATGGGAAGATCTTAGAAGGGGCGAAAGAGGTGTTGGATTCATCAGAAGAGAAAACAAAAAAACAAAGAATTACTGAAAAAATAATTTTTGAACAAGTATTCCCCTCGAAGAAATGGATGGATTTTATCGGTAATGCAACATGGTTGTATCAGATATCAGGACTGCAAAAAATCACCCAAAAGACGGGAATTACAAAAATGGCCCCTCTTCATCTTGGGACATTTGAAGCGGTTCTTCCAGATATCTCTTCCCCTTTGACTCGTAAAAAAATGTCTAAACATTACTATGTAAAAGGACTAAAGAAAATAACTGTTGGTTTTATTACAGGGTGTGTAATGAATGCTATCTTTCAAAATATAAATAATGAAACTATTCATTTATTAACCTTGGCAGGGGCAGAAGTTATTATACCAGAAACTCAAACATGTTGTGGGGCCCTACACGCGCATGCAGGGAAAATGGATTCTGCAAAAAAGCTTGCTAAAATTAACATTGAAGTCTTTGAAAATGAAAATGTGGACTATATTGTTAATAATGCCGGTGGGTGTGGTGCAACTCTAATTGAGTATGATCATCTTTTTCATAATGAAGAAGATTGGAAAAAACGTGCTAAAAGCTTTGTTAATAAGGTAAGGGATATTTCAGAGATTTTATGTGAATTAGATGGTTTGAGTTTTACCAAAGAAATGAATTCAATTGTGACTTATCAAACGTCATGTCATATGACACATGTGCAAAAAGTTACAGAGGAACCACTTCTCCTGCTAAATCAAGTTCCAGGTATACGTTACCAAGAGATGAAAGACTATAATAGGTGCTGTGGATCAGCAGGAATCTACAATTTAGTTAATTACGAAGAATCCATGGAAATTTTAGATTTGAAGATGGGAAAAGCAAAGGATACTAAAGCCTCTATAATCGTAACGACAAATCCTGGTTGCTTGTTACAAATGAAATTGGGGATAAAAAGGGAAGGTCTAGAAGGAAGTATAAGGGCCCTTCATCTCGTAGAATTACTAGTTGAAGCAGGAGCAGTAACTAAATAA
- a CDS encoding FAD-binding oxidoreductase gives MDLKLNEIKGIIPSNQIFTSLSDRHSYSYDASFGTFLPDMVIQVKNKIEVSSILKLANKYKIPVYPRGQGTSLSGGPLPVKGGIVLDMSQWDSYLSIEPDDLIAVVSPGVLTAKINDAAERYGLMYPPDPSSSHVSTIGGNLAENSGGPRGLKYGVTKDYVIGLEVVTPEGEIIKTGGRTIKNVTGYDLTKLIVGSEGTLGIITEATLKLVPKPPATLTLMAVFDDLILSGKAISKILTSGILPSKMEIMDQHSMIAVENYQPLGLPIESEAILLIELDGHPIAIKEEMNTVEKVFTEIGAVSVKIAGNEKEAEIYWKARKLVSPAIVKIKPTKVSEDATVPRSKIPEMFQRLKEIGEKYKVHLVVFGHAGDGNLHPNIICDKRDVEEMKRVEKAVEEIFEAAIKLGGTLSGEHGIGTLKAPFMEMELGHYGLDMMRRVKQAWDPNNILNPGKIFPEKGQKLVLRE, from the coding sequence ATGGACTTGAAATTGAATGAAATAAAAGGAATCATTCCTTCTAACCAAATTTTTACGAGTTTATCTGATAGACATAGTTATAGTTACGATGCTTCTTTTGGTACGTTTCTCCCTGATATGGTGATTCAGGTGAAGAATAAAATAGAAGTGTCATCTATTTTAAAATTGGCAAATAAATATAAGATTCCAGTTTACCCTCGTGGGCAAGGGACTTCTCTAAGTGGAGGTCCATTACCTGTAAAAGGAGGGATTGTTTTAGATATGTCTCAATGGGATAGTTATTTAAGTATTGAGCCTGATGACCTAATTGCAGTGGTTTCACCTGGAGTTCTTACAGCTAAGATTAATGATGCAGCTGAGAGGTACGGACTCATGTACCCACCTGATCCAAGCAGTTCCCATGTTTCTACGATTGGAGGCAATTTAGCCGAGAATTCGGGAGGGCCCAGGGGGCTAAAATACGGAGTGACAAAGGATTATGTTATTGGCCTAGAAGTTGTAACCCCTGAAGGAGAAATTATTAAAACAGGGGGGCGAACAATTAAGAATGTAACTGGTTATGATTTAACAAAGCTAATTGTAGGATCTGAAGGGACACTCGGCATAATAACTGAGGCAACGTTAAAATTGGTTCCTAAACCACCTGCTACTTTAACCTTGATGGCTGTGTTTGATGATCTCATTTTATCAGGAAAAGCTATATCTAAAATTTTAACATCAGGCATTCTTCCTTCAAAAATGGAAATAATGGATCAGCATTCTATGATTGCCGTTGAAAATTATCAGCCATTAGGCCTTCCTATCGAATCTGAAGCGATACTGTTAATCGAACTTGATGGCCATCCAATAGCCATTAAAGAAGAAATGAATACTGTTGAGAAGGTTTTTACAGAGATTGGGGCTGTAAGTGTAAAGATTGCCGGAAACGAGAAAGAAGCAGAAATATATTGGAAGGCAAGAAAGTTGGTTTCTCCAGCTATAGTCAAAATAAAACCTACAAAGGTTTCAGAAGATGCCACGGTACCACGTAGTAAGATTCCGGAGATGTTTCAAAGGTTAAAAGAAATCGGTGAAAAATATAAAGTTCATCTTGTTGTCTTCGGTCATGCAGGGGACGGAAATCTTCATCCTAATATTATTTGTGACAAACGAGATGTAGAGGAAATGAAACGAGTGGAAAAAGCGGTTGAAGAAATATTTGAGGCTGCGATTAAATTAGGAGGGACTTTGTCAGGAGAACATGGAATTGGAACATTGAAAGCTCCCTTTATGGAGATGGAGTTAGGACATTATGGATTAGATATGATGAGAAGGGTTAAACAAGCTTGGGATCCCAATAATATATTAAATCCAGGGAAAATATTCCCGGAAAAGGGACAGAAGTTGGTGTTAAGAGAATGA
- a CDS encoding gamma carbonic anhydrase family protein codes for MIHRLRGRVPSINSETFIHESAQIIGDVRIAKDVSVWPQAVLRGDDKNFIEIGEGTNMQDGCICHVTPDFPLHIGKRVTVGHGAILHACKIEDGALIGIGAKVLDGATVRKGAQVGAGAVVPPGRIIPEGALAIGIPAKVVRELTEAEKNENIHNATEYIELWKREYSKEVEDEI; via the coding sequence ATGATTCATCGTTTAAGAGGAAGAGTTCCATCCATTAATTCTGAAACCTTTATACATGAGTCAGCGCAAATTATTGGAGACGTTAGGATTGCAAAGGATGTGAGCGTCTGGCCACAAGCCGTGTTAAGGGGAGATGATAAAAATTTTATTGAAATAGGGGAAGGTACCAATATGCAAGATGGTTGTATCTGTCATGTTACACCCGATTTCCCTTTACATATAGGGAAAAGGGTAACTGTTGGACACGGTGCTATCCTACATGCCTGTAAAATTGAGGATGGAGCTTTGATCGGCATTGGAGCGAAAGTTTTAGATGGTGCTACCGTTAGAAAGGGAGCACAAGTAGGAGCTGGGGCAGTTGTACCACCAGGTAGGATTATTCCAGAAGGAGCGCTAGCTATAGGAATTCCTGCTAAAGTGGTCAGGGAGCTGACGGAAGCAGAGAAGAATGAAAATATTCATAATGCAACGGAATATATTGAACTTTGGAAGCGCGAGTATTCCAAGGAAGTGGAGGATGAAATTTGA
- a CDS encoding CaiB/BaiF CoA transferase family protein — protein sequence MSALNGIRIVDLSQVMAGPYCSMLLADMGADVIKIEPPTGENTRRWPPHIDGESAAFMAINRNKRSMTLNLKDDEDKKIFYKLIETADVLVENYRPGVVKRLGVDYDTLNKINPRLVYCSISGFGQYGPYSSRGGYDLIAQGMTGIMSVTGERGGNPVKCGLPITDLGVALFAAYGILSALYARVQSNEGQFIDASLFDTGLALSVWESTQYWVNGETPEPTGSGHRLSAPYQAFQASDGYFTVGADTPHHWPVFCHIIGRPELLNDVRFIDDPSRIKHLKVFIQLIEEKTSKRPRSYWLEKFEEVGIPAGPINSYPESLTDSHTISRGMVEELEHPIAGKIKALGIPIKLSKNPGQIRNAAPLLGQHTEEILKELGLEKSDQSYKELNI from the coding sequence ATGAGTGCTTTGAATGGCATCCGTATCGTAGATCTCAGTCAGGTAATGGCAGGCCCATATTGCAGTATGTTACTAGCGGATATGGGAGCTGATGTAATTAAAATTGAACCACCCACTGGTGAGAATACTAGAAGATGGCCACCTCACATCGATGGAGAAAGTGCTGCTTTTATGGCTATTAATCGAAATAAGCGGAGCATGACGCTGAATTTGAAAGATGATGAAGACAAGAAAATATTTTATAAATTAATTGAAACAGCAGACGTACTAGTTGAGAATTATCGTCCCGGTGTAGTTAAGCGATTGGGTGTAGATTATGACACCCTGAACAAGATTAATCCTCGATTAGTTTATTGCTCTATTTCCGGTTTTGGTCAATATGGACCTTATTCATCCCGCGGGGGCTATGACTTAATTGCGCAGGGAATGACGGGAATCATGAGTGTGACCGGAGAACGAGGTGGAAACCCAGTAAAGTGTGGGTTGCCTATCACAGATTTGGGTGTAGCACTTTTCGCTGCCTATGGAATACTATCTGCTTTGTATGCACGTGTTCAATCAAATGAAGGTCAATTTATAGATGCTTCTTTATTTGATACCGGCCTTGCATTATCTGTTTGGGAAAGCACGCAATATTGGGTTAATGGTGAAACCCCAGAACCTACTGGGAGCGGACACCGATTGTCGGCACCCTATCAAGCCTTTCAAGCGAGTGATGGCTATTTCACTGTCGGAGCAGATACACCACATCATTGGCCTGTATTTTGTCATATCATAGGGAGACCCGAACTCCTAAATGACGTAAGATTTATCGATGATCCTTCAAGGATCAAGCATTTAAAGGTTTTTATACAATTAATTGAAGAAAAAACAAGTAAACGCCCAAGAAGTTATTGGCTAGAGAAGTTTGAAGAAGTAGGGATACCTGCCGGACCAATTAATTCTTATCCAGAATCATTAACTGATTCACATACTATTTCCAGGGGAATGGTTGAAGAGTTAGAACATCCTATTGCAGGAAAAATTAAGGCGTTAGGTATTCCTATCAAATTATCAAAAAATCCTGGTCAAATAAGAAATGCAGCTCCTTTGCTAGGGCAGCATACTGAGGAAATATTAAAAGAATTAGGATTAGAAAAATCTGATCAATCTTATAAAGAGTTAAATATATAA
- a CDS encoding aminopeptidase, whose protein sequence is MKEVMMYPGAIALIKVLAGVVEGEKVLILTDFQTESIAKTLATVTYSLGAEPITMSMPPRKGHGDALPDPVAAAMKEVDVVIAPTTYNIAHTNARHEAQEAGARVLVLPESHDNILLSKGLQADFISLRPQVEQVANLLTTGDVVRITTSQGTDLRLSIKGREGRALTGFANTKDISAVHCIESSIAPVEGSAEGVLVVDGSIPGVGLIDTPVVVEFKRGKAVSITGGKEADLFRKILFERNDEDGNIYHAGEFGIGMNPECELENSMLSDEGVFGTIHVALGTNAYIGGVIKAKGHYDMVVKDAMVEIDGVTILRNNELYL, encoded by the coding sequence ATGAAGGAAGTTATGATGTATCCAGGTGCTATTGCGTTGATAAAAGTATTGGCAGGAGTTGTAGAAGGAGAGAAAGTGTTGATCTTAACGGATTTTCAAACAGAAAGTATTGCTAAAACATTAGCAACTGTAACCTACTCTTTAGGTGCTGAACCGATCACGATGTCCATGCCACCAAGAAAGGGGCATGGTGATGCGCTACCCGATCCAGTCGCTGCAGCTATGAAAGAAGTAGATGTTGTGATTGCTCCAACTACTTATAACATTGCACACACAAATGCTCGTCATGAGGCACAAGAAGCTGGTGCTAGAGTTTTAGTCTTGCCAGAATCCCATGATAACATTTTGCTGAGTAAAGGATTACAAGCTGATTTTATTTCACTTAGACCCCAAGTGGAACAGGTAGCAAATTTATTAACCACCGGTGATGTAGTTAGGATAACGACTTCTCAAGGAACGGATTTACGACTATCCATTAAAGGAAGGGAAGGGCGAGCATTAACAGGTTTTGCTAATACCAAGGATATATCTGCTGTGCATTGCATCGAATCCAGTATCGCACCTGTTGAAGGATCAGCAGAAGGTGTCTTAGTGGTAGATGGAAGTATACCAGGAGTTGGCCTTATAGATACTCCTGTGGTTGTTGAGTTTAAGAGGGGGAAGGCTGTTTCCATTACAGGGGGAAAGGAAGCTGATTTATTTAGAAAAATATTATTTGAACGAAATGATGAAGATGGGAACATCTATCATGCAGGTGAATTTGGAATAGGTATGAACCCGGAATGTGAGTTAGAAAATAGTATGTTAAGTGATGAAGGTGTGTTTGGCACCATTCACGTTGCTTTAGGTACGAATGCTTATATTGGTGGGGTAATTAAGGCAAAAGGTCATTACGATATGGTTGTTAAAGACGCTATGGTGGAAATAGACGGTGTAACTATTCTTCGGAACAATGAACTTTATTTATGA
- a CDS encoding enoyl-CoA hydratase/isomerase family protein, protein MKWIKANIENQICTITINNPPMNILTKEFREEFVPYMENLKSRTDVRVIILTGEGDRAFCAGADLNEEGELTPETVRYFLEEDCRIYDVVNEMPQPVIAAVDGYAFGGGFELILACDIRIMSERAKLCAAGVKVGLVVGPTRLVRLVGEAYAKEVILTGKTVVADEAFQRCLASKVVPHTILMNEALEWAKMIASRAPIAVRNAKETIQKTMDLNWKEAMTYELDAFITCQDTRDHKHAIESFFNKQIPIFQGR, encoded by the coding sequence ATGAAGTGGATAAAGGCCAATATTGAAAATCAGATTTGCACCATAACGATTAATAACCCACCAATGAATATTTTGACGAAGGAATTCCGTGAAGAATTTGTGCCGTATATGGAAAATCTAAAGTCTCGTACTGATGTTCGAGTCATTATTTTGACAGGAGAAGGTGACAGGGCATTCTGTGCAGGAGCTGATTTAAATGAAGAAGGTGAATTGACCCCTGAGACGGTACGCTACTTTCTTGAAGAAGATTGCCGCATTTATGATGTTGTTAATGAAATGCCACAGCCAGTGATTGCTGCTGTTGATGGATATGCTTTTGGTGGGGGATTTGAACTGATCTTAGCTTGTGATATTCGAATTATGTCCGAGCGAGCTAAGCTGTGTGCAGCAGGAGTGAAGGTAGGATTAGTTGTCGGACCTACCCGACTTGTAAGGTTAGTAGGAGAGGCTTACGCAAAAGAAGTTATATTAACGGGAAAAACCGTCGTTGCTGATGAAGCATTTCAACGTTGTTTGGCTAGTAAAGTTGTTCCTCATACTATATTAATGAATGAAGCTTTAGAGTGGGCAAAAATGATTGCCTCACGTGCACCAATAGCTGTCAGGAATGCGAAAGAGACAATTCAAAAAACAATGGATTTAAATTGGAAGGAAGCTATGACATATGAGTTAGATGCTTTCATAACTTGCCAGGATACACGAGATCACAAACATGCCATTGAGTCTTTTTTTAATAAACAAATACCAATTTTCCAAGGAAGATGA